Within Microbacterium proteolyticum, the genomic segment GAAGGGGTGTCCCGGGTCGACGTAGCCGTCTGCGTCATGTCGCCCGACGAACGGCGTGCTCTCACCGAGCGTCTCCGAGGCGGTCGCGCGAAGCGCGAGATGCCGTTCGGACCCGACTCGCTCACGCGGGTCATCGCCGTGACCAGCGGCAAGGGCGGCGTGGGCAAGTCGACTCTCACCGCCAATCTCGCCGTCGCCCTCGCGGCGCGGGGACTCCGGGTCGGACTCGTGGATGCCGATGTCCACGGCTTCTCGATTCCGGGTCTCCTCGGCCTCGTCGACGCCGACGGGCTGCCCCCGGCGCCGACCCGGCTCGACGACCTGATCCTCCCTGCGGTGGCCTACGGCGTGAAGGTGATCTCGATCGGGATGTTCCTGCGCCGTCCGGGCGAGGAAGCCGCCGGCGCGGTCGCGTGGCGTGGTCCGATGCTCCACCGCACGGTCCAGCAGTTCCTGACGGACGTGTACTTCGGCGATCTCGACGTTCTCCTGCTCGACATGCCCCCCGGCACCGGCGACGTCGCGATCTCGGTCGGGCAGCTCCTCCCGCACGCGGACGTGCTGGTCGTGACAACTCCCCAGGCCGCTGCCGCCGACGTCGCGGTGCGCTCCGGTGTCGTGGCGCGCCAGACGGGCCAGAAGCCCATCGGCGTCATCGAGAACATGGCCGCGATGGCCCTGCCCGACGGGACACTGCTCGACCTGTTCGGTTCGGGCGGCGGTGAAGCGGTCGCCCGCGCGCTCTCGAGCGAGGGAGACGACGTGCCGCTGCTGGCATCCGTGCCCCTCAGCCCCGCCCTGCGGACCGGGGGCGACGATGGACGCCCCGTCGTGGTCGGCCGGCCCGAAGACCCCGCATCGATCGCCATCGACGCCGCGGCCGCCGCTCTCGCGGTGCGCCCGCGGGGGCTGTCGGGGCGGCCGCTGCCGCTGAATCTCGGCTGAGACTCAGGTGGCTTCGTCGTCGAACGGCGGAGTCTTGCCGGGGACGAAGATCGGCGGGACGGCCGGCTTGTCGGATGCCGCCTGGGTCGCCAGCGCCGCGGCCCCGGCCGCGCGCATCGTCGCCGTCGGGGTGTCCTCGAGAAGCGCCTCACGGATGATGCGCCGGGGGTCGTACTGCCGCGGGTCGAGCTTGCGCCAGTCGACGTCGTCGAAGTCGGGGCCCATCTCGTCACGCATGCGTGTCTTCGCACCCTGCATCGCCTCGCGCGCCCGCTTGCTCAGTCGCGCGAGAGACTCGGCGTACTTGGGCAACCGCTCGGGTCCGATGATGAGCGCGGCGATCACACCGATCAGCAGAAGCTTCTCGATGGTGAGCCCGAAGAACATGAGTTCAGATTACCCGCCGCGCCTCGGACGTCCGCACCACTCACCCGTCTAGCCTGGGCGGGGAGGTCCACGTGAGCGGTTACGAGGCGAACGAGCGGTTCGTGCAGGAGTCGACGGTCGAACCGGAGCACATTGCACGCGCACGCGCGCACGCGCTCGAGCTCGGTGCGGCACCGATCAGCCCGGCCGTCGGCGCGCAGATCGCCGTGCTCGCCGCGGCATCCCGTGCCCTCAACATCGTCGAGGTCGGTACCGGCGGCGGTGTGTCGGGCCTGTGGCTGCTCCACGGCTCGCCCCGGGCGACCCTCACCACCATCGACAGTGAGCCCGAACACCTGGGTGCCGCGCGCGCCGCCTTCGCGGAAGCCCGTGTTCCCGCGGCTCGGGCCCGGTTCATCAC encodes:
- a CDS encoding O-methyltransferase yields the protein MSGYEANERFVQESTVEPEHIARARAHALELGAAPISPAVGAQIAVLAAASRALNIVEVGTGGGVSGLWLLHGSPRATLTTIDSEPEHLGAARAAFAEARVPAARARFITGRAADVLPRMNEASYDIVLIDADAEGVIEYVEHGLRLVRAGGTVLVPRVLAGGGVADPVRRDAVTTAYRSLIQEVQTSPAVFGALSTTGEGLLQLTTVSPLT
- a CDS encoding Sec-independent protein translocase TatB → MFFGLTIEKLLLIGVIAALIIGPERLPKYAESLARLSKRAREAMQGAKTRMRDEMGPDFDDVDWRKLDPRQYDPRRIIREALLEDTPTATMRAAGAAALATQAASDKPAVPPIFVPGKTPPFDDEAT
- a CDS encoding Mrp/NBP35 family ATP-binding protein — encoded protein: MSAAVADRVRTAVAAVTDPELRRPLGELDMVRDITVVDGVAEVGIALTIVGCPAADRIERDVRDAAASVEGVSRVDVAVCVMSPDERRALTERLRGGRAKREMPFGPDSLTRVIAVTSGKGGVGKSTLTANLAVALAARGLRVGLVDADVHGFSIPGLLGLVDADGLPPAPTRLDDLILPAVAYGVKVISIGMFLRRPGEEAAGAVAWRGPMLHRTVQQFLTDVYFGDLDVLLLDMPPGTGDVAISVGQLLPHADVLVVTTPQAAAADVAVRSGVVARQTGQKPIGVIENMAAMALPDGTLLDLFGSGGGEAVARALSSEGDDVPLLASVPLSPALRTGGDDGRPVVVGRPEDPASIAIDAAAAALAVRPRGLSGRPLPLNLG